A section of the Citrobacter farmeri genome encodes:
- the rhtA gene encoding threonine/homoserine exporter RhtA, with translation MPGSSRKTPVWLPILVLLIAMSSIQSGASLAKSLFPLVGAPGVTALRLALGTLILIVFFKPWRLRFAKEQRLPLLFYGLSLGGMNYLFYLSIQTVPLGIAVALEFTGPLAVALFSSRRPVDFIWVVLAVLGLWFLLPLGQDVSHVDLFGAAMALGAGACWAIYILSGQRAGAEHGPATVAVGSLIAALVFVPLGVAQAGEALWHWSVIPLGLAVAVLSTALPYSLEMIALTRLPTRTFGTLMSMEPALAAVAGILFLGETLTPVQLLALGAIIAASMGSTLTIRRESKIKEVDVN, from the coding sequence ATGCCAGGGTCGTCACGTAAAACCCCAGTTTGGTTGCCCATTTTAGTACTGCTTATCGCTATGTCCTCGATCCAGAGTGGCGCATCGCTGGCAAAATCACTGTTCCCGCTGGTTGGCGCACCCGGTGTGACCGCCCTTCGTCTGGCGCTTGGTACGCTGATCCTGATTGTCTTCTTCAAACCCTGGCGTCTTCGTTTTGCCAAAGAGCAGCGACTGCCGCTGCTTTTTTACGGCCTGTCGCTGGGAGGCATGAACTACCTCTTCTATTTGTCGATTCAGACGGTCCCGCTGGGGATCGCGGTCGCACTGGAATTTACCGGGCCGCTGGCGGTCGCCCTGTTCTCGTCGCGACGCCCCGTTGATTTTATCTGGGTGGTGCTGGCCGTTCTGGGGCTTTGGTTCCTGCTGCCGCTGGGTCAGGACGTTTCGCATGTTGACCTGTTTGGTGCCGCTATGGCGTTGGGTGCAGGTGCTTGCTGGGCTATCTATATCCTTAGCGGTCAACGCGCTGGCGCGGAACACGGCCCGGCCACCGTTGCGGTAGGCTCGCTGATTGCTGCTCTGGTTTTCGTTCCACTCGGGGTGGCGCAGGCCGGAGAAGCGCTCTGGCACTGGTCGGTGATTCCACTGGGTCTGGCGGTCGCGGTGCTGTCGACAGCGCTCCCCTATTCGCTGGAAATGATTGCCTTAACCCGTCTGCCTACTCGCACCTTTGGTACGTTGATGAGCATGGAGCCGGCACTGGCTGCGGTAGCGGGCATCCTGTTTCTGGGTGAGACGCTGACGCCAGTCCAGCTGCTGGCCCTCGGCGCGATCATTGCCGCCTCAATGGGCTCAACGCTGACTATTCGGCGAGAAAGCAAAATAAAAGAGGTTGATGTAAATTAA